A window of the Danio aesculapii chromosome 10, fDanAes4.1, whole genome shotgun sequence genome harbors these coding sequences:
- the rhbdd2 gene encoding rhomboid domain-containing protein 2 produces the protein MNSALKNWKQTCADLAPGLDLTCGIVFVIVLSCLFSVVPYCLDSSDHFFSLESSAVISGHVYQLITYFLYHKNMGDFLLGALLMVFPCRGLEKGVGSVRFLHRTLLLSSITGLLYVLLESLLISPSNSSSVNGLVPLALSVLGMMTINSGMKVAYIMGINVPTPSLPWIFLIIITLFVPNTVFLCNVLAIVTGILYGMGWFSLLEMSESTASILEKKIPFRLLKHIPGVQFIPASTEERKKPLDLSDAPPGSYPVQTYSLVNATNAQVVGNLPNTFNGWPVSMHPQQQHTFPSAHSGAPNHGHSHGHGHSHGHHHHGHSHHNTSSPFMPMSPYAHPQFRPPVNMTGQDFSKLPQPGVPFTPHISPTAFPTATARASESLSS, from the exons ATGAATAGCGCTTTGAAAAACTGGAAGCAGACGTGTGCAGATCTTGCGCCGGGTTTAGACCTGACATGTGGAATAGTGTTTGTGATTGTGCTGTCGTGTTTATTTAGTGTCGTACCATACTGTTTAGATAGTTCGGATCACTTTTTCAGTCTGGAGTCCAGTGCTGTCATCAGCGGCCATG TCTACCAACTCATCACCTATTTCCTCTACCACAAGAATATGGGTGATTTCCTCCTTGGTGCCCTCTTGATGGTGTTTCCCTGCAGGGGTTTGGAGAAAGGAGTCGGGAGTGTCAGGTTCCTCCACCGGACTCTGCTTCTGTCCTCCATCACTGGACTCCTGTATGTGCTGCTGGAGTCGCTGTTGATCTCTCCCTCCAACAGTAGTTCAGTAAACGGCCTCGTCCCATTAGCTCTGTCCGTCCTGGGAATGATGACTATCAATTCTGGCATGAAGGTGGCATATATAATGGGCATAAATGTACCTACTCCTTCTCTACCCTGGATTTTTCTAATAATCATAACCCTGTTCGTTCCAAACACGGTCTTCCTGTGCAACGTCTTGGCTATCGTCACAGGGATATTAT ATGGAATGggatggttttccctgttggagaTGTCTGAATCCACAGCTTCCATCTTGGAGAAGAAGATCCCGTTTCGCTTGCTGAAGCACATCCCTGGTGTCCAGTTCATCCCTGCTTCAACTGAGGAACGTAAAAAGCCACTTGATCTCTC AGATGCTCCACCAGGGTCGTACCCAGTCCAGACGTATTCCCTGGTAAATGCCACCAACGCTCAAGTGGTAGGAAATTTGCCAAACACATTTAACGGCTGGCCCGTCTCAATGCATCCTCAACAGCAGCACACATTCCCTTCAGCTCACTCCGGAGCCCCCAATCACGGACACTCTCACGGTCATGGTCACAGCCATGGACATCATCATCATGGGCACAGCCATCATAACACTAGCAGCCCGTTTATGCCAATGTCACCATACGCTCATCCTCAGTTCAGGCCTCCAGTGAACATGACGGGGCAAGACTTCAGTAAACTACCTCAGCCaggagtgccattcacacctcaCATCTCACCTACTGCCTTTCCTACAGCAACTGCTAGAGCCTCAGAGTCTTTATCCTCATAG